The Musa acuminata AAA Group cultivar baxijiao chromosome BXJ2-2, Cavendish_Baxijiao_AAA, whole genome shotgun sequence genome has a segment encoding these proteins:
- the LOC135606323 gene encoding isocitrate dehydrogenase [NADP]-like isoform X2, with protein MNKGSAAHCARQIVFFLMRRLLSTGAMSSSSPYSSFLPGKNPSSIRLTHQRRLNGVRFSFPTRFVVVGSSVRCLASFSPAERIKVHNPIVEMDGDEMTRVIWRMIKEKLIFPFLELDIKYFDLGLLNRDATDDRVTVESAEATLKHNVAVKCATITPDEARVKEFKLKSMWRSPNGTIRNILNGTVFREPILCCNVPRIVAGWKKPICIGRHAFGDQYRATDMIVKGPGKLKMVFVPADKGPPVEQDVYEFKGSGIALSMYNVDESIRAFAESSMSMAFAKKWPLYLSTKNTILKKYDGRYEHRLIDDMVAYALKSSGGYVWACKNYDGDVQSDFLAQGFGSLGLMTSVLLSSDGKTLEAEAAHGTVTRHFRLHQRGQETSTNSIASIFAWTRGLEHRAELDKHEKLQDFVQKLESACIETVESGKMTKDLALLIHGPRVSREFYLNTEEFVDAVAQNLEEKIQVAAVI; from the exons ATGAACAAGGGATCCGCCGCGCACTGCGCTCGCCAAATTGTTTTTTTTCTCATGCGGCGGCTCCTCTCCACCGGGGCCATGTCTTCCTCTTCCCCTTATTCGTCGTTCCTACCAGGTAAAAACCCTAGCTCGATCCGCCTCACGCATCAGCGGCGACTCAATGGTGTTCGTTTCTCTTTTCCCACCCGCTTCGTCGTCGTCGGTTCTTccgtacgctgccttgcctcctTCTCACCGGCCGAGCGAATCAAAGTCCACAACCCCATCGTTGAGATGGATG GCGATGAGATGACGAGGGTCATCTGGAGGATGATAAAAGAAAAG CTAATTTTTCCATTTCTCGAATTGGACATCAAGTACTTCGATCTGGGCCTCTTGAATCGTGATGCCACCGACGATCGGGTAACCGTTGAAAGTGCCGAGGCAACTCTCAA GCACAATGTTGCTGTGAAATGTGCAACAATTACACCTG ATGAAGCTAGAGTTAAAGAGTTTAAGCTCAAATCTATGTGGAGAAGCCCAAATGGAACAATAAGGAATATTTTAAATG GAACTGTTTTTCGTGAGCCTATTCTTTGCTGCAATGTGCCACGCATTGTTGCTG GTTGGAAGAAACCTATATGTATTGGTAGACATGCATTTGGAGATCAGTATCGTGCTACTGACATGATTGTAAAAGGTCCTGGAAAGCTTAAAATGGTTTTTG TCCCTGCAGATAAAGGTCCACCTGTGGAGCAAGATGTTTATGAGTTTAAAGGCTCTGGTATTGCATTATCTATGTATAATGTAGATGAG TCCATTCGGGCTTTTGCTGAGTCATCAATGTCCATGGCATTTGCAAAAAAGTGGCCACTTTACTTAAGCACCAAAAATACCATATTGAAGAAATACGATGGCAG GTATGAGCATAGGCTGATTGATGACATGGTAGCTTATGCATTGAAAAGCAGTGGTGGTTATGTGTGGGCCTGCAAAAATTATGATGGAGATGTCCAGAGTGATTTCCTCGCCCAAG GATTTGGTTCGTTGGGCTTGATGACGTCTGTATTG TTATCATCTGACGGGAAAACATTAGAAGCTGAAGCAGCACATGGGACTGTGACTCGCCATTTTAGGCTACATCAGAGAGGACAAGAGACTAGCACGAACAGTATTGCATCCATATTTGCATGGACACGTGGTCTTGAGCACAG GGCAGAGCTTGATAAACATGAAAAACTACAAGACTTTGTCCAGAAGCTCGAGTCCGCATGCATTGAAACAGTGGAGTCTGGTAAAATGACCAAGGATCTTGCACTTCTTATCCATGGTCCAAG AGTGTCCAGAGAATTCTACTTGAACACCGAGGAGTTTGTTGATGCTGTTGCTCAGAACCTTGAAGAGAAGATCCAAGTAGCAGCAGTTATTTAA
- the LOC135606325 gene encoding uncharacterized protein LOC135606325, with amino-acid sequence MSASKPRLNVLLKHIATEAASSDMANFLRLLCRMFSLLLMLTWPWWWFRLILLPVTVATSSEGNNVNSNAAPHSTYCRSYCGNITVDFPFALRTGCGHSGFRDLLYCINGVLMLHIPSGSYRVLDIDYAYRGVTLHDPGMSDCYSLLRSPGGLGNGFVVEPWRAPYLEPDPDNVFMLLGCRADSPLFQGFPSPEGKHLPCRNVSGMGCEEYYRCPAWDEGPSSRRPRGSASASAYGVVSPPECCALEFGAIRAINVSHLRCEGYSSAYSLAPLRAAGPGAWAYGIRVAYSLPANHQGFCGACQATGGVCGYDQGTDADICLCHHYNSTSNCDSAYAAATPESSSEPSIMPKPSLATLVGGFLLFRNILSSTL; translated from the exons ATGTCCGCCTCGAAGCCCCGACTCAACGTCCTCCTCAAACATATCGCCACAGAAGCTGCGTCCTCGGACATGGCAAATTTCCTCCGACTTCTTTGTCGCATGTTCTCTTTGTTGTTGATGTTGACGTGGCCGTGGTGGTGGTTCCGCCTCATCCTTCTCCCAGTAACAGTAGCAACGTCCTCCGAAGGCAACAATGTCAATAGCAACGCTGCCCCCCACAGCACGTATTGTCGCTCCTACTGCGGCAACATCACCGTGGACTTCCCCTTCGCCCTCCGGACCGGTTGCGGCCATTCCGGTTTCCGAGACCTCCTCTATTGTATCAACGGCGTCCTCATGCTCCACATCCCCTCCGGCTCCTACCGTGTGCTCGACATCGACTACGCCTACCGCGGCGTCACCCTACACGACCCTGGCATGTCCGACTGCTACTCCCTATTGCGTTCCCCCGGTGGCCTAGGCAATGGCTTCGTGGTGGAGCCCTGGAGGGCGCCCTACCTAGAGCCCGACCCTGACAACGTCTTCATGCTTCTGGGCTGCCGCGCCGATTCGCCACTCTTCCAGGGCTTCCCCTCGCCAGAGGGGAAGCACCTGCCCTGCCGCAACGTCTCCGGCATGGGCTGCGAGGAGTACTACCGGTGCCCCGCCTGGGATGAGGGGCCCAGCAGCAGGAGGCCAAGGGGTTCCGCCTCCGCTTCCGCCTATGGGGTCGTGAGCCCGCCGGAGTGCTGCGCCTTGGAGTTCGGGGCCATCCGGGCCATCAATGTGAGCCACTTGAGGTGCGAGGGGTACAGCAGCGCCTACAGCTTGGCGCCGCTGCGGGCGGCGGGACCGGGGGCCTGGGCTTATGGGATTCGTGTGGCCTACTCGCTGCCGGCTAACCACCAGGGGTTCTGTGGAGCGTGCCAGGCCACAGGTGGCGTATGCGGCTACGACCAAGGGACGGATGCTGATATCTGCCTATGTCACCACTATAACTCTACTTCCAACTGTGACTCTGCCTATGCGGCTGCCACTCCTG AAAGCTCATCCGAACCGAGCATCATGCCCAAGCCTTCATTGGCGACTCTAGTAGGAG GTTTCCTACTTTTCCGGAATATATTGTCATCCACTTTATAG
- the LOC135606323 gene encoding isocitrate dehydrogenase [NADP]-like isoform X1 has translation MNKGSAAHCARQIVFFLMRRLLSTGAMSSSSPYSSFLPGKNPSSIRLTHQRRLNGVRFSFPTRFVVVGSSVRCLASFSPAERIKVHNPIVEMDGDEMTRVIWRMIKEKLIFPFLELDIKYFDLGLLNRDATDDRVTVESAEATLKHNVAVKCATITPDEARVKEFKLKSMWRSPNGTIRNILNGTVFREPILCCNVPRIVAGWKKPICIGRHAFGDQYRATDMIVKGPGKLKMVFVPADKGPPVEQDVYEFKGSGIALSMYNVDESIRAFAESSMSMAFAKKWPLYLSTKNTILKKYDGRFKDIFQEVYEEKWKSKFEEQSIWYEHRLIDDMVAYALKSSGGYVWACKNYDGDVQSDFLAQGFGSLGLMTSVLLSSDGKTLEAEAAHGTVTRHFRLHQRGQETSTNSIASIFAWTRGLEHRAELDKHEKLQDFVQKLESACIETVESGKMTKDLALLIHGPRVSREFYLNTEEFVDAVAQNLEEKIQVAAVI, from the exons ATGAACAAGGGATCCGCCGCGCACTGCGCTCGCCAAATTGTTTTTTTTCTCATGCGGCGGCTCCTCTCCACCGGGGCCATGTCTTCCTCTTCCCCTTATTCGTCGTTCCTACCAGGTAAAAACCCTAGCTCGATCCGCCTCACGCATCAGCGGCGACTCAATGGTGTTCGTTTCTCTTTTCCCACCCGCTTCGTCGTCGTCGGTTCTTccgtacgctgccttgcctcctTCTCACCGGCCGAGCGAATCAAAGTCCACAACCCCATCGTTGAGATGGATG GCGATGAGATGACGAGGGTCATCTGGAGGATGATAAAAGAAAAG CTAATTTTTCCATTTCTCGAATTGGACATCAAGTACTTCGATCTGGGCCTCTTGAATCGTGATGCCACCGACGATCGGGTAACCGTTGAAAGTGCCGAGGCAACTCTCAA GCACAATGTTGCTGTGAAATGTGCAACAATTACACCTG ATGAAGCTAGAGTTAAAGAGTTTAAGCTCAAATCTATGTGGAGAAGCCCAAATGGAACAATAAGGAATATTTTAAATG GAACTGTTTTTCGTGAGCCTATTCTTTGCTGCAATGTGCCACGCATTGTTGCTG GTTGGAAGAAACCTATATGTATTGGTAGACATGCATTTGGAGATCAGTATCGTGCTACTGACATGATTGTAAAAGGTCCTGGAAAGCTTAAAATGGTTTTTG TCCCTGCAGATAAAGGTCCACCTGTGGAGCAAGATGTTTATGAGTTTAAAGGCTCTGGTATTGCATTATCTATGTATAATGTAGATGAG TCCATTCGGGCTTTTGCTGAGTCATCAATGTCCATGGCATTTGCAAAAAAGTGGCCACTTTACTTAAGCACCAAAAATACCATATTGAAGAAATACGATGGCAG GTTTAAGGACATTTTTCAGGAGGTTTATGAAGAAAAATGGAAGTCAAAGTTCGAAGAACAATCAATATG GTATGAGCATAGGCTGATTGATGACATGGTAGCTTATGCATTGAAAAGCAGTGGTGGTTATGTGTGGGCCTGCAAAAATTATGATGGAGATGTCCAGAGTGATTTCCTCGCCCAAG GATTTGGTTCGTTGGGCTTGATGACGTCTGTATTG TTATCATCTGACGGGAAAACATTAGAAGCTGAAGCAGCACATGGGACTGTGACTCGCCATTTTAGGCTACATCAGAGAGGACAAGAGACTAGCACGAACAGTATTGCATCCATATTTGCATGGACACGTGGTCTTGAGCACAG GGCAGAGCTTGATAAACATGAAAAACTACAAGACTTTGTCCAGAAGCTCGAGTCCGCATGCATTGAAACAGTGGAGTCTGGTAAAATGACCAAGGATCTTGCACTTCTTATCCATGGTCCAAG AGTGTCCAGAGAATTCTACTTGAACACCGAGGAGTTTGTTGATGCTGTTGCTCAGAACCTTGAAGAGAAGATCCAAGTAGCAGCAGTTATTTAA